GCAGGCGAATCGCGGACGTCGTCGGAATTGGGCTTGAACGCGGCGCCCAGGACGGTGATGCGGCGGCCGATGAGAGAGCCGAGTTCTTCGCGCGCAAGGTCGACGACGCGCTGGCGGCGGCGCATGTTGATCGCGTCGACCTCACGGAGGAAGGCCAGGGCCTGGTCGGCGCCGAGCTCACCGGCGCGCGCCATAAACGCCCGGATGTCCTTGGGCAGGCAACCGCCGCCGAAGCCGAGGCCTGCGCCCAGGAACTTGCGGCCGATGCGGTCGTCGTGGCCGATGGCGTCGGCAAGTTGGGTGACGTCCGCGCCGACGATCTCGCAGACCTCGCTGACGGCGTTGATGAAGGAGATCTTCGTGGCCAAGAACGCGTTGGCCGACACCTTGACCAGCTCGGCGGTCTGGAGATTCGTCACGAGGAAGGGTGTTTCACGCGCCAGCGGGATGGCATAGATTTCGCGGGCGATCGCTTCCGCACGGGAATCCACCCCGCACGTGCCCAGGACGATGCGGTCCGGCTCGATGGTGTCCTTTACCGCGTAACCCTCGCGCAGGAACTCGGGGTTCCAGGCAATCTCGACGGTCGTGTCCGGTTTAGACAAAGCGTCGGCACGCTCCTGGAGGGCCGCGGCAGTGCCAACAGGGACCGTCGACTTGCCGAAGATGACGTGATCGCCGGTGAGCTGGGGCACCAGATCGTCGATGACGGCCTCGACATAGCGCGTGTCAGCCGCGTAAGACCCGCGCTGCTGGGGGGTGCCCACCCCGATGAAATGAACCGTGGCGAAGTCGGCTGCGCGTGCGTAATCCGTCGTAAAATCGAGCCGGCCGGCCTGGATATTGCGCTCGAGGACCTCGGGCAACCCCGGCTCGAAAAACGGCACCTCCCCGCTAGACAGGCGGGAGATCTTGCTTTCGTCCACGTCCACACCCAGCACCTCATGGCCAAGCTCGGCCATGCAGGCGGCGTGCGTTGCACCGAGGTAACCGGTGCCGATAACCGTCATACGCATGCGCTCCATCATGACACGCCGGGAGTGCAGGTGCTCAGCGGCGGCTAACGAAAGTTCAAATACGCCTTAGACGGCGTCGGTCCCCTCTGCCCCTGGTATTTCGATCCGAGCGCTCCGGAACCGTACGGCACCTCGGCGGGCGAGGTCATGCGGAACAGCGCCAACTGCCCCACCTTCATCCCCGGCCACAGGGTGATCGGCAGGTTCGCGACGTTCGACAGCTCCAACGTGATGTAACCCGAAAACCCGGGGTCGATGAACCCCGCCGTGGAGTGGGTCAAAAGCCCAAGCCTGCCCAGCGAGCTCTTCCCCTCCAACCGGCCCGCCAGATCTGCGGGCAGGGTGAACTTCTCCAGCGTTGATCCGAGCACGAACTCGCCCGGGTGCAGGACAAACGCCTCTCCCTCGGGGACCTCAACGAGAGTAGTGAGGTCCTCCATCTCGAGCTTCGGATCGATGTGGGTGTACTTCGAGTTGTTGAAAACCCGGAAGAACTTATCCATGCGCACATCAACTGACGACGGCTGCACCAACCCCGCATCGTACGGATCAATACCGAGCCGGGCGGAATCGACTGCATCGCGGATGTCATGATCAGAGAGAAGCACGTCGATCAGTGTACGGGAGGTGCGTTTTTTATCTCTCGGCAGCCGAGTGCTACAGTAAAACGCGCTGCCGGCGTAGTTTAGTGGTAGAACATCAGCTTCCCAAGCTGAGAGTGCGAGTTCGATTCTCGTCGCCGGCTCCAATGTCATCAGTCGCGGCATGTGTGCCAGATGGCCCTGTACGGTTGGAACAGTGTTCCGCTTGTGCAGGGCTTTTTGCTTTGCCGCTCCCCGGTTTCGTGCCGAGGCGGGCCTATTCGACCACAAGCGCGTGCGGGACGTGAAAGCCCAGGAGCGAAAGCCTTGGCGTCGAATAGCGAGGCCCACACGGCAGGGATGACGTGGACTTCTTCCTCGGCGATGACCGCTACCTGGCTCTCATCTTCCGGTCCGCGCAGCATGCCCCAGCGTTCGTTGTACTCCACTGTGTCCCCCATCCTGT
The nucleotide sequence above comes from Corynebacterium capitovis DSM 44611. Encoded proteins:
- a CDS encoding UDP-glucose dehydrogenase family protein codes for the protein MRMTVIGTGYLGATHAACMAELGHEVLGVDVDESKISRLSSGEVPFFEPGLPEVLERNIQAGRLDFTTDYARAADFATVHFIGVGTPQQRGSYAADTRYVEAVIDDLVPQLTGDHVIFGKSTVPVGTAAALQERADALSKPDTTVEIAWNPEFLREGYAVKDTIEPDRIVLGTCGVDSRAEAIAREIYAIPLARETPFLVTNLQTAELVKVSANAFLATKISFINAVSEVCEIVGADVTQLADAIGHDDRIGRKFLGAGLGFGGGCLPKDIRAFMARAGELGADQALAFLREVDAINMRRRQRVVDLAREELGSLIGRRITVLGAAFKPNSDDVRDSPALAVAGQLSLAGAAVRVYDPEAMDNARRVFPTLDYATSLDDALTGAELVILATEWQQFREMDPAHAGELVQDRLLIDGRNVLTTEAWQAAGWRLRALGRG
- the dcd gene encoding dCTP deaminase, whose translation is MLLSDHDIRDAVDSARLGIDPYDAGLVQPSSVDVRMDKFFRVFNNSKYTHIDPKLEMEDLTTLVEVPEGEAFVLHPGEFVLGSTLEKFTLPADLAGRLEGKSSLGRLGLLTHSTAGFIDPGFSGYITLELSNVANLPITLWPGMKVGQLALFRMTSPAEVPYGSGALGSKYQGQRGPTPSKAYLNFR